Proteins encoded by one window of Streptomyces sp. ALI-76-A:
- a CDS encoding PA14 domain-containing protein — MHHRRLRDRLSLLLAALLGLTGLTAAPALADDPVEAHGLKGEYYTQSAPGAFDFHELKATTFDPVLDFDTLEPRLAAATGRADDVSVRWTGRIVPERTGPHTFSVIGDNGFRLWVDGRLLIDHWVDDWDREQTAPPVELTAGTAYDLKIEYFEHYGGSNLHLRWTEPGGVKEAVPQSAFRLPEGFDYDGPLTTTVLADGRTLRLDFAQRLAPPPAGLTDHLEAVIGGARWPLGAARPDPADPSVLLVALDEPVVGNRTGTARGTADLRYDGGGGLTDTDGNVVGAFWSSGANHSTHQLRTRWADEVGPDNAHPEYPRPQLTRSAWRNLNGRWQFAPAQAGERPPVGRTLPERILVPYPVESQLSGIERHEDRMWYRRTFTVPADWDIGSGKRLRLNFGAVDWRSEVYVNGTKVVEHRGGYDKFSADVTDALRPGRTQELIVGVHDPTDAADGENPPLGKQRLDPSGIWYTPSSGIWQTVWMEPVAPDHVDTLKLTPDADSGRLTVEARGVRAGVPVTATAYEGGRKVATARGRTGAPLTLTIEDPRLWSPDDPFLYDLKVTVGADRVGSYFGMRSVSVETVNGVPRTVLNGEPVFLMATLDQGFWPDGLHTAPTDEALAYDLRAHKRLGFNSVRKHIKVEPDRWFHWADRLGLLVWQDMPSMTAGVNPSAAARAQYEREMKEMIDEHVSSPSVVMWVTFNEGWGQYDVGRVAEQAKAWDPTRLVNNQSGLNLGADGNAGDIMDEHGYPSPALPPRPDGRRALVSGEYGGLGLAVPGHAWSVQQSYVDVDPATYTDDYLVKLDEVRALACRGGNGAVYTQIADVEGELNGLLTYDREVLKPDVARLRTAHEALIRDISRATPAGCPAA, encoded by the coding sequence GTGCATCACAGACGACTCAGAGACCGCCTCTCCTTACTGCTCGCCGCGCTCCTCGGCCTCACCGGGCTGACCGCGGCCCCCGCCCTGGCCGACGACCCCGTCGAGGCACACGGACTGAAGGGCGAGTACTACACCCAGTCCGCCCCCGGCGCCTTCGACTTCCACGAGCTCAAGGCCACCACCTTCGACCCCGTCCTCGACTTCGACACCCTGGAGCCACGCCTCGCCGCCGCCACCGGCCGCGCGGACGACGTCAGCGTCCGCTGGACCGGCCGGATCGTGCCGGAGCGGACCGGCCCGCACACCTTCTCCGTCATCGGCGACAACGGCTTCCGGCTCTGGGTCGACGGCCGGCTCCTCATCGACCACTGGGTGGACGACTGGGACCGCGAACAGACCGCCCCGCCCGTCGAGCTGACCGCCGGCACGGCCTACGACCTCAAGATCGAGTACTTCGAGCACTACGGCGGCTCGAACCTGCACCTGCGCTGGACCGAGCCGGGCGGTGTCAAGGAGGCCGTCCCGCAGTCGGCGTTCCGCCTTCCCGAGGGCTTCGACTACGACGGACCCCTCACGACCACGGTCCTCGCCGACGGCCGCACTCTGAGGCTCGACTTCGCCCAGCGCCTCGCCCCGCCCCCGGCCGGCCTGACCGACCACCTCGAAGCGGTGATCGGCGGTGCCCGGTGGCCCCTGGGCGCGGCCCGGCCCGACCCCGCCGACCCGAGTGTCCTGCTCGTCGCCCTGGACGAACCCGTGGTGGGCAACAGGACCGGCACCGCCCGCGGCACCGCCGACCTGCGCTACGACGGCGGAGGCGGCCTCACCGACACCGACGGCAACGTTGTCGGAGCCTTCTGGAGCAGCGGCGCCAACCACTCCACGCACCAGCTGCGCACCCGGTGGGCCGACGAGGTCGGGCCGGACAACGCGCACCCCGAGTACCCGCGCCCGCAGCTGACCCGCTCCGCCTGGCGCAACCTCAACGGCCGCTGGCAGTTCGCCCCGGCACAGGCCGGTGAGCGGCCGCCCGTCGGCAGGACCCTGCCCGAGCGCATCCTCGTCCCCTACCCGGTGGAGTCCCAGCTCTCCGGGATCGAACGGCACGAGGACCGCATGTGGTACCGGCGCACCTTCACCGTCCCCGCCGACTGGGACATCGGGTCCGGCAAGCGGCTGCGGCTCAACTTCGGCGCGGTGGACTGGCGCAGCGAGGTGTACGTCAACGGCACCAAGGTGGTCGAGCACCGGGGCGGCTACGACAAGTTCAGTGCCGACGTCACCGACGCGCTCAGGCCCGGCCGGACCCAGGAGCTGATCGTCGGCGTCCACGACCCGACGGACGCGGCCGACGGTGAGAACCCGCCGCTGGGCAAGCAGCGCCTGGACCCGAGCGGCATCTGGTACACCCCGTCCTCCGGCATCTGGCAGACGGTGTGGATGGAGCCGGTCGCGCCGGACCACGTCGACACGCTCAAGCTGACCCCGGACGCGGACAGCGGACGGCTCACCGTGGAGGCGCGGGGGGTACGGGCCGGCGTACCGGTCACGGCGACGGCGTACGAGGGCGGGCGCAAGGTCGCCACGGCACGCGGTCGCACCGGCGCCCCGCTGACCCTGACCATCGAGGACCCGCGCCTGTGGTCGCCCGACGATCCGTTCCTGTACGACCTGAAGGTGACCGTCGGCGCCGACCGCGTCGGCAGCTACTTCGGCATGCGCTCGGTCTCCGTCGAGACGGTGAACGGCGTCCCGCGCACCGTCCTCAACGGTGAACCCGTCTTTCTGATGGCCACCCTCGACCAGGGGTTCTGGCCCGACGGCCTGCACACCGCGCCCACCGACGAGGCCCTGGCGTACGACCTGCGGGCGCACAAGCGGCTGGGCTTCAACTCGGTGCGCAAGCACATCAAGGTCGAGCCCGACCGCTGGTTCCACTGGGCCGACCGGCTGGGCCTGCTGGTGTGGCAGGACATGCCCTCGATGACCGCGGGCGTGAACCCGAGCGCCGCCGCCCGTGCCCAGTACGAGCGGGAGATGAAGGAGATGATCGACGAGCACGTCAGCAGCCCGTCGGTGGTCATGTGGGTCACCTTCAACGAGGGCTGGGGCCAGTACGACGTCGGGCGGGTCGCCGAGCAGGCCAAGGCCTGGGACCCGACCCGGCTGGTCAACAACCAGTCCGGCCTCAACCTGGGCGCCGACGGGAACGCCGGCGACATCATGGACGAGCACGGCTATCCCAGCCCCGCCCTGCCGCCTCGCCCGGACGGCAGACGCGCCCTGGTCAGCGGCGAGTACGGCGGACTGGGGCTGGCGGTCCCGGGCCACGCCTGGTCGGTCCAGCAGTCCTACGTCGACGTCGACCCGGCCACCTACACGGACGACTACCTGGTCAAGCTCGACGAGGTGCGCGCCCTGGCCTGCCGGGGCGGCAACGGCGCCGTCTACACCCAGATCGCGGACGTCGAGGGTGAGCTGAACGGGTTGCTCACCTACGACCGCGAGGTCCTGAAACCGGACGTGGCGCGCTTGAGGACCGCCCACGAGGCACTGATCCGGGACATCTCCCGGGCCACCCCGGCGGGCTGTCCCGCGGCCTGA
- the glgC gene encoding glucose-1-phosphate adenylyltransferase, whose product MRRGGPSVLGIVLAGGEGKRLMPLTADRAKPAVTFGGTYRLVDFVLSNLVNADILRICVLTQYKSHSLDRHITTTWRMSSLLGNYVTPVPAQQRLGPRWYLGSADALLQSLNLVHDERPEYVAVFGADHVYRMDPRQMLAQHIDSGAGVTVAGIRVPRSESSSFGVITAGSDGQTVKGFLEKPADPPGLPDAPDCVFASMGNYIFTTKALIEALQRDAEDAASVHDMGGSILPQLTERGEAHLYDFSANHVPGETTRDQGYWRDVGTLDAYYDAHMDLIAERPAFNLYNRQWPIYTHSYQLSPARFNAGGIASESIISAGCLIRGQVTRSVLSPGVVVDPGAVVQGSVLHDNVHIGRGAVVRGAVLDKNVEVPPGATIGVNPERDAELYTVSKGGAIALGKGQRVT is encoded by the coding sequence ATGCGTCGTGGTGGTCCTTCGGTGCTCGGCATCGTACTGGCGGGCGGAGAAGGCAAGCGCCTGATGCCCCTGACCGCGGACAGGGCGAAACCCGCGGTCACCTTCGGCGGCACGTACCGCCTGGTGGACTTCGTGCTGTCCAACCTGGTCAACGCCGACATCCTGCGGATCTGCGTGCTCACGCAGTACAAGTCGCACTCGCTGGACCGGCACATCACCACCACCTGGCGGATGTCCAGTCTGCTCGGCAACTACGTCACACCGGTGCCCGCCCAGCAGCGCCTCGGCCCCCGCTGGTACCTGGGCAGCGCGGACGCGCTCCTCCAGTCCCTGAACCTGGTGCACGACGAGCGCCCCGAGTACGTGGCGGTCTTCGGCGCCGACCACGTGTACCGCATGGACCCGCGCCAGATGCTCGCCCAGCACATCGACAGCGGCGCGGGCGTGACGGTGGCCGGGATACGGGTGCCGCGCAGCGAGTCGTCGTCGTTCGGCGTGATCACCGCCGGCTCGGACGGCCAGACGGTGAAGGGGTTCCTGGAGAAGCCGGCCGACCCGCCCGGGCTGCCCGACGCCCCGGACTGCGTCTTCGCCTCCATGGGCAACTACATCTTCACCACCAAGGCCCTGATCGAGGCACTCCAGCGGGACGCCGAGGACGCGGCCTCCGTGCACGACATGGGCGGGTCGATCCTGCCCCAGCTCACCGAGCGCGGCGAGGCCCACCTGTACGACTTCAGCGCCAACCACGTGCCCGGCGAGACCACCCGCGACCAGGGCTACTGGCGGGACGTCGGCACGCTCGACGCGTACTACGACGCCCACATGGACCTGATCGCCGAGCGCCCCGCGTTCAACCTCTACAACCGGCAGTGGCCCATCTACACCCACTCGTACCAGCTCTCGCCCGCCCGGTTCAACGCGGGCGGCATCGCCAGCGAGTCCATCATCAGCGCGGGCTGCCTGATCCGGGGCCAGGTCACCCGGTCGGTGCTCTCCCCCGGCGTGGTGGTCGACCCGGGAGCGGTGGTCCAGGGGTCGGTGCTGCACGACAACGTCCACATCGGGCGGGGTGCGGTGGTGCGCGGTGCCGTGCTCGACAAGAACGTCGAGGTGCCGCCGGGCGCGACGATCGGCGTCAACCCGGAGCGGGACGCGGAGCTGTACACGGTCTCCAAGGGCGGGGCGATCGCGCTCGGCAAGGGCCAACGGGTCACGTAG
- the panD gene encoding aspartate 1-decarboxylase, whose product MLRTMFKSKIHRATVTQADLHYVGSVTIDADLLDAADLLPGELVHIVDITNGARLETYVIEGERGSGVVGINGAAAHLVHPGDLVIIISYAQMADAEARDFVPRVVHVDRDNRVVALGADPSEPVPGSDQQRSPQAVVA is encoded by the coding sequence ATGCTGCGAACCATGTTCAAGTCCAAGATCCACCGCGCCACCGTCACCCAGGCCGACCTGCACTACGTGGGATCGGTGACCATCGACGCGGACCTGCTCGACGCCGCCGATCTGCTGCCCGGTGAGCTGGTGCACATCGTCGACATCACCAACGGTGCCCGGCTGGAGACGTACGTCATCGAGGGTGAGCGGGGTTCCGGGGTCGTCGGGATCAACGGGGCCGCCGCCCATCTGGTGCATCCCGGAGATCTGGTGATCATCATCAGTTACGCTCAGATGGCCGACGCCGAGGCGCGGGACTTCGTACCCCGGGTCGTGCACGTGGACCGTGACAACCGTGTCGTGGCGCTGGGGGCCGACCCGTCCGAGCCGGTGCCGGGCTCGGACCAGCAGCGCAGCCCGCAGGCCGTCGTGGCCTGA
- a CDS encoding transglycosylase family protein, whose amino-acid sequence MAVRGRHRRYQPNRINRASLTVTAGGAGMAIPLIGTGVAHAADVDTWNKVAACESTNNWSINTGNGYYGGLQFSQSTWEAYGGTRYAPRADLATKDQQIAVAEKVLDGQGPDAWPVCSDRAGLTRGGDVPDIQPAGGTGNAVRKTAEKPGGTSVRDVQPQTTPQSRAGTAEMYTVVRGDSLSAIADAQRVRGGWEGLYTANRSTIGADPDLIVPGQRLRLGSQGAATAARSPGTSTAEKKTASRTRDTRDTRDTRDTRDTRDTRDTRDTASEDTEEKTTRSRSLVAPVGVPAATPYRKAGSSWSKGYHTGVDFPVPTGTSVKAVGAGKVVSAGWEGSFGYQVVIRHSDGRYSQYAHLSAISVKSGQTVGAGQRIGRSGSTGNSSGPHLHFEVRTGPGFGTDIDPVAYLRTGGVRI is encoded by the coding sequence ATGGCCGTACGCGGCCGGCACCGCCGGTATCAGCCGAACAGGATCAACCGCGCCTCACTGACCGTCACGGCCGGCGGCGCCGGTATGGCGATCCCGCTGATCGGCACCGGCGTGGCCCACGCCGCCGACGTGGACACCTGGAACAAGGTCGCCGCGTGCGAGTCGACCAACAACTGGAGCATCAACACCGGCAACGGGTATTACGGCGGCCTCCAGTTCAGCCAGTCCACCTGGGAGGCGTACGGCGGCACGCGGTACGCGCCCCGCGCGGATCTGGCCACCAAGGACCAGCAGATCGCCGTGGCGGAGAAGGTGCTGGACGGCCAGGGGCCGGACGCCTGGCCGGTGTGCTCGGACCGGGCCGGGCTGACGCGGGGCGGGGACGTCCCGGACATCCAGCCCGCGGGCGGCACCGGGAACGCCGTCCGGAAGACCGCCGAGAAGCCGGGCGGCACCTCCGTCCGGGACGTGCAGCCGCAGACCACGCCCCAGTCCCGGGCCGGGACGGCCGAGATGTACACGGTGGTGCGCGGCGACTCGCTGTCCGCCATCGCGGACGCCCAGCGCGTCCGGGGCGGCTGGGAGGGGCTGTACACGGCCAACCGGTCGACCATCGGCGCGGACCCCGACCTGATCGTGCCGGGGCAGCGGCTGAGGCTGGGCTCCCAGGGCGCCGCCACGGCGGCCCGGAGCCCCGGCACGTCCACCGCGGAGAAGAAGACCGCGTCGCGCACCCGGGACACCCGGGACACCCGGGACACCCGGGACACCCGGGACACCCGGGACACCCGGGACACCCGGGACACCGCCTCCGAGGACACCGAGGAGAAGACCACCAGGAGCCGTTCCCTGGTCGCGCCGGTCGGCGTTCCGGCGGCGACGCCGTACCGCAAGGCCGGGTCGTCCTGGTCGAAGGGCTACCACACCGGCGTCGACTTCCCCGTGCCCACCGGCACGTCCGTGAAGGCGGTCGGGGCGGGCAAGGTCGTCAGCGCCGGATGGGAGGGCTCGTTCGGCTACCAGGTGGTGATCCGGCACTCCGACGGCCGCTACAGCCAGTACGCCCATCTGTCGGCGATCTCCGTGAAGAGCGGGCAGACGGTGGGCGCCGGTCAGCGCATCGGCCGCTCGGGGTCCACCGGCAACAGCTCGGGCCCGCATCTGCACTTCGAGGTGCGGACGGGGCCCGGCTTCGGTACGGACATCGACCCGGTGGCCTACCTGAGGACCGGCGGCGTCAGGATTTGA
- the glgA gene encoding glycogen synthase → MRVGLLTREYPPDVYGGAGVHVEFLARELRALVDLDVHCWGEGRAEGVLRHRPWSALDTANDALRTFSVDLAMAAGLEGRELVHSHTWYANLAGHLGKLLYGIPHVMTAHSLEPLRPWKAEQLGGGYALSSWAERTAIETADGVIAVSGAMRDDILGCYPALDPAKVHIVHNGIDTSLYQPDHGTDVLRRIGLDPARPYVLFVGRITRQKGVPHLLRAVRDIDPAAQVVLCAGAPDTPEIDQEFRDLFRELSAVREGVHWIPQMLPRPEVIQLLTHAAVFVCPSVYEPLGIVNLEAMACGTPVVASRVGGIPEVVDDGRTGVLVSVDDDFEAGLARALDAVIGDPEAARRMGEAGRERAVGEFGWDAVARRTVRLYEEIIKQA, encoded by the coding sequence GTGCGAGTGGGCCTGTTGACCCGGGAGTACCCGCCGGACGTGTACGGCGGCGCGGGTGTCCATGTCGAGTTCCTCGCCCGGGAGCTGAGAGCCCTCGTGGACCTGGACGTGCACTGCTGGGGAGAGGGCCGAGCGGAGGGCGTGCTCCGGCACCGCCCCTGGTCGGCACTGGACACCGCCAACGACGCGCTGCGCACGTTCTCCGTGGACCTCGCGATGGCCGCCGGCCTCGAAGGCCGCGAGCTGGTCCACTCCCACACCTGGTACGCCAACCTCGCCGGCCACCTCGGCAAGCTCCTGTACGGCATCCCGCACGTGATGACCGCCCACTCGCTGGAGCCCCTGCGCCCCTGGAAGGCCGAGCAGCTCGGTGGCGGGTACGCCCTGTCCAGCTGGGCCGAGCGCACCGCGATCGAGACCGCCGACGGGGTGATCGCCGTCTCCGGCGCCATGCGCGACGACATCCTGGGCTGCTACCCGGCCCTGGATCCGGCCAAGGTCCACATCGTGCACAACGGCATCGACACGAGCCTGTACCAGCCGGACCACGGCACCGACGTCCTGCGCCGCATCGGCCTCGACCCGGCCCGCCCGTACGTCCTGTTCGTCGGCCGCATCACCCGCCAGAAGGGGGTGCCCCACCTGCTGCGCGCGGTGCGGGACATCGACCCGGCGGCCCAGGTCGTGCTGTGTGCGGGCGCGCCGGACACCCCGGAGATCGACCAGGAGTTCCGCGACCTGTTCCGGGAGCTGAGCGCCGTCCGGGAGGGCGTGCACTGGATCCCGCAGATGCTGCCGCGCCCCGAGGTGATCCAGCTCCTCACGCACGCCGCCGTGTTCGTCTGCCCTTCGGTGTACGAACCCCTCGGTATCGTCAACCTGGAGGCGATGGCCTGCGGGACTCCCGTCGTGGCGTCCCGGGTCGGCGGTATCCCCGAGGTCGTGGACGACGGCAGGACCGGGGTACTCGTGTCCGTGGACGATGATTTCGAGGCGGGTCTCGCGCGAGCGCTGGACGCGGTCATCGGTGATCCGGAGGCCGCCCGGCGGATGGGCGAGGCGGGACGGGAACGCGCGGTGGGCGAATTCGGCTGGGACGCCGTCGCCCGGCGCACGGTCCGTCTTTACGAGGAGATCATCAAGCAGGCGTAG
- a CDS encoding (2Fe-2S)-binding protein, with product MVLLLFVDLDPDLAALGPLGGFFALRTTGAPSPPPPTLAHVYGNASAHTDEHAVLDVRVRKVADALRAPETRIAVSVAQQGLAARLWSVALGCAALYEQVPDLDPRLLRWDPAGSAPDDLWLSAVRPLPATARTLTDLVLHGHLQPLANTLHARYRVAEGLLWGNAASALAGAARQVDGWARARGRTRAGGRARDLAAELLAHPLLAGTGTLTGTAFRRRSCCLYYRVPGGGVCGDCCFPRPPCSSPGVTSG from the coding sequence TTGGTACTACTGCTCTTCGTGGACCTCGACCCCGACCTCGCCGCGCTGGGGCCGCTCGGCGGCTTCTTCGCCCTGCGCACGACCGGAGCCCCGAGCCCGCCGCCGCCGACCCTGGCGCACGTCTACGGGAACGCCTCGGCGCACACCGACGAGCACGCCGTCCTGGACGTCCGTGTCCGCAAGGTCGCCGACGCGCTGCGCGCCCCGGAGACGCGGATCGCGGTCTCGGTGGCCCAGCAGGGTCTCGCGGCGCGCCTGTGGTCGGTGGCGCTCGGCTGCGCCGCCCTCTACGAGCAGGTGCCCGACCTGGACCCGCGACTGCTGCGCTGGGACCCCGCGGGCAGTGCCCCCGACGACCTGTGGCTGTCGGCCGTACGGCCGCTGCCCGCGACCGCCCGGACCCTCACGGACCTCGTCCTGCACGGGCACCTCCAGCCGCTGGCGAACACCCTGCACGCCCGCTACCGCGTGGCCGAGGGCCTCTTGTGGGGCAACGCGGCCTCCGCGCTGGCGGGCGCCGCCCGGCAGGTGGACGGGTGGGCGCGGGCCCGTGGCCGGACGCGGGCCGGCGGCCGGGCGCGCGACCTGGCGGCGGAACTCCTCGCGCATCCCCTCCTCGCGGGCACCGGCACCCTCACCGGGACCGCCTTCCGGCGCCGCAGCTGCTGCCTCTACTACCGTGTCCCGGGCGGAGGCGTCTGCGGCGACTGTTGTTTCCCACGGCCCCCGTGCTCTTCCCCAGGCGTCACATCTGGGTGA
- a CDS encoding DMT family transporter: MSALALSVLLSLVSAVAYAAGAIVQEQVAASSPDEQYAPLRRPGWWAAVALNGLGGLLHVVALAYGPLSLVQPLGALTIVFALPMAALFVGRRAGATAWRGAIMATVGLAGLLSLVGASDAQSLDSAQRVLVAVVTAGAVVALMIAGRAAHRHPAVRSILLATASGIAFGMSSVFTKTVAVDWTGGVSAGDVPSLAVIGVLATAGMLLSQASYRGAGLAAPLAMLTVVNPVVAAAVGITMFGETFRYGTTGTLLALGCGVVAAGGLILLTTERIARTHAEEAATPASPVLPATPEPAAEPVPVDELAGELLARLPEQQVAALRKSVLVPSAARVAVPSDVRHAIPGGSPAVAREDVLVLPDLVGSQRLLVPPLTAPAGVIIPAPSAPDGGQEEPSIGEDVLYYGPFYGGPYVPLPLLDRHRTRVKS; this comes from the coding sequence ATGAGTGCCCTCGCGTTGTCCGTGTTGCTGTCGCTCGTCTCCGCCGTCGCCTACGCGGCCGGAGCGATCGTGCAGGAGCAGGTCGCGGCGTCCTCTCCGGACGAACAGTACGCGCCGCTGCGCCGGCCGGGCTGGTGGGCGGCGGTCGCTCTCAACGGCCTCGGCGGACTCCTGCACGTGGTGGCGCTGGCCTACGGTCCGCTGAGCCTGGTCCAGCCGCTGGGCGCGCTGACCATCGTGTTCGCCCTGCCCATGGCCGCGTTGTTCGTGGGCCGCAGGGCCGGGGCGACCGCCTGGCGCGGCGCGATCATGGCGACGGTGGGCCTCGCGGGTCTGCTGTCCCTGGTCGGCGCGTCCGACGCGCAGTCGCTGGACAGCGCCCAGCGGGTGCTGGTCGCCGTGGTCACCGCGGGTGCGGTGGTGGCGCTGATGATCGCGGGCCGGGCGGCGCACCGGCACCCGGCGGTCCGCAGCATCCTGCTCGCGACCGCGTCCGGCATCGCGTTCGGCATGTCCTCGGTGTTCACCAAGACGGTCGCCGTCGACTGGACCGGCGGCGTCTCGGCGGGCGACGTGCCCTCCCTGGCGGTGATCGGCGTGCTGGCCACGGCCGGCATGCTGCTGTCGCAGGCCTCCTACCGGGGCGCCGGTCTCGCGGCCCCGCTGGCCATGCTGACGGTCGTCAACCCGGTGGTGGCGGCCGCGGTCGGCATCACGATGTTCGGCGAAACCTTCCGCTACGGCACCACGGGCACCCTGCTCGCCCTCGGCTGCGGTGTGGTCGCCGCGGGCGGTCTGATCCTGCTGACCACGGAGCGGATCGCCCGCACGCACGCCGAGGAGGCGGCCACCCCGGCCTCCCCGGTCCTGCCCGCCACGCCGGAGCCCGCCGCCGAGCCGGTTCCCGTGGACGAACTGGCCGGGGAACTCCTCGCGCGGCTGCCCGAGCAGCAGGTCGCCGCACTGCGCAAGAGCGTGCTCGTCCCGTCGGCGGCCCGGGTGGCCGTCCCGTCGGATGTGCGACACGCCATCCCCGGTGGCTCGCCGGCGGTGGCCCGGGAGGACGTGCTCGTCCTCCCGGACCTGGTCGGCTCGCAGCGCCTGCTCGTCCCGCCGCTCACCGCTCCGGCGGGCGTGATCATCCCGGCGCCGTCCGCCCCCGACGGCGGCCAGGAGGAGCCGTCGATCGGCGAGGACGTCCTGTACTACGGACCCTTCTACGGCGGCCCCTACGTTCCGCTGCCCCTCCTCGACCGGCACCGCACCCGCGTCAAATCCTGA
- the gndA gene encoding NADP-dependent phosphogluconate dehydrogenase: protein MSTSAQIGVTGLAVMGRNLARNFARNGYTVALHNRTASRTHALVEEFGSEGDFIAAETAKEFVAALERPRRLVIMVKAGDPTDAVIQEFAPLLEPGDMIIDGGNAHFADTRRRERDLREQGIHFVGMGVSGGEEGALHGPSIMPGGPKESYDSLGPMLEKISAKAADGSPCVTHVGPDGAGHFVKMVHNGIEYADMQLIGEAYQLLRDVAGYEPAQIADIFRTWNTGRLDSYLIEITAEVLSHVDAATGKPFVDVVVDQAEQKGTGRWTVQIALDLGVPVSGIAEAVFARSLSGHAALREASRGLAGPKASPLSESEAGAFADRVEQALYASKIVSYTQGFHEVAGGSEEYGWDIDLGAVSAIWRGGCIIRAAFLDRIRAAYDARADLPSLLSDDTFAQEIADAQDDWREVLVAATRQGVPTPGFAAALAYYDALRAERLPAALTQGQRDFFGAHTYRRTDRDGSFHTLWGGDRSEVSE, encoded by the coding sequence ATGAGCACATCAGCCCAGATCGGCGTCACGGGACTCGCGGTCATGGGCCGCAACCTCGCCCGCAACTTCGCCCGCAACGGCTACACGGTCGCGCTGCACAACCGGACGGCGTCGCGTACGCACGCCCTGGTCGAGGAGTTCGGGAGCGAGGGCGACTTCATCGCGGCCGAGACCGCCAAGGAGTTCGTGGCCGCGCTGGAGCGGCCCCGCCGACTGGTCATCATGGTGAAGGCCGGCGACCCCACCGACGCGGTGATCCAGGAGTTCGCCCCGCTGCTGGAGCCGGGCGACATGATCATCGACGGCGGCAACGCGCACTTCGCGGACACCCGGCGCCGCGAACGCGACCTGCGCGAGCAGGGCATCCACTTCGTCGGCATGGGTGTCTCGGGCGGCGAGGAGGGCGCGCTGCACGGGCCGAGCATCATGCCGGGCGGACCGAAGGAGTCGTACGACTCGCTCGGCCCGATGCTGGAGAAGATCTCCGCGAAGGCCGCGGACGGATCGCCGTGCGTGACGCACGTCGGTCCCGACGGCGCCGGCCACTTCGTGAAGATGGTGCACAACGGCATCGAGTACGCCGACATGCAGCTGATCGGCGAGGCGTACCAGCTGCTGCGCGACGTCGCCGGCTACGAGCCCGCCCAGATCGCGGACATCTTCCGCACCTGGAACACCGGCCGCCTTGACTCCTACCTGATCGAGATCACGGCCGAGGTGCTGTCCCACGTGGACGCCGCCACCGGCAAGCCCTTCGTGGACGTGGTGGTGGACCAGGCCGAGCAGAAGGGCACCGGCCGCTGGACCGTCCAGATCGCCCTCGACCTCGGCGTCCCGGTCTCCGGCATCGCGGAGGCCGTGTTCGCGCGCTCGCTGTCCGGGCACGCGGCGCTGCGCGAGGCGTCTCGCGGGCTGGCCGGTCCGAAGGCCTCCCCGCTGAGCGAGTCCGAGGCGGGCGCCTTCGCCGACCGGGTCGAGCAGGCGCTGTACGCGTCGAAGATCGTGTCCTACACCCAGGGCTTCCACGAGGTCGCCGGGGGCAGCGAGGAGTACGGCTGGGACATCGACCTCGGTGCGGTGTCCGCGATCTGGCGCGGCGGCTGCATCATCCGCGCGGCCTTCCTGGACCGCATCCGCGCCGCGTACGACGCCCGCGCCGACCTGCCGAGCCTGCTGTCCGACGACACGTTCGCCCAGGAGATCGCGGACGCCCAGGACGACTGGCGCGAGGTCCTCGTCGCCGCGACCCGCCAGGGCGTCCCCACCCCGGGCTTCGCCGCGGCCCTCGCGTACTACGACGCCCTGCGCGCGGAGCGGCTGCCGGCCGCGCTGACGCAGGGACAGCGGGACTTCTTCGGCGCGCACACCTACCGGCGGACCGACCGGGACGGGTCGTTCCACACGCTGTGGGGCGGCGACCGGTCGGAGGTGTCGGAGTAG